A genomic stretch from Erigeron canadensis isolate Cc75 chromosome 9, C_canadensis_v1, whole genome shotgun sequence includes:
- the LOC122583169 gene encoding receptor-like protein EIX1, with protein MNHVTINPHRYTKSNWQESNSVILQLHVLAECSKSSLSLHRVDAFQALCKDVERRALLEFKHGLIDRADQLASWAGQESECCRWTGIVCDNITGHVHRIHLRGFGGYCRVFDYTTSKEYDEISKRRLGGEIRPSLLNLKKLEYLDLSCNDFSEINVPSFIGSLQNLKYLNLSSSRFGGIIPPQIWNLSRLEVLSLGSFYDDSYGSELTQMLNMRWLSNLHLLRHLDMSGVDLSEGGDWLQVINTLPFLEELHMSNCLLTNVYHHVSRLNLTSLSLLDISNNFFENTSIPQWLFSISSLVSLDLSQCNFHGHIRSSMISFRNLTSLEVLHVSGNDFINSSLVLKELSSIGSNLISLEIQSCGLTSSVLASLHNLTSLQSLDMSQNQLSKRIPKSFGYLCNLRRIDLSGNKFQNMSFTSLLESILQCKSPRVESLSLVYSGLSGHLPDSSIGRLSFLRSLSIKENEISGSIPNSIGQLSSLETLDLSDNQLNGSLPDSLGVLSNLTFLDLSYNLLTGVVTQAHFKKLDRLRVLRATGN; from the exons ATGAATCATGTCACCATAAACCCCCACCGGTATACAAAGTCTAATTGGCAAGAGTCGAACTCCGTCATCCTGCAACTGCATGTGCTTGCTGAATGTTCTAAAAGTAGTCTATCGCTTCATCGTGTGGATGCATTTCAAG CATTATGCAAAGATGTTGAGAGACGAGCACTTCTTGAGTTCAAACATGGTCTCATTGATCGTGCAGACCAGCTCGCTTCATGGGCTGGTCAAGAGAGCGAATGTTGCAGGTGGACTGGGATTGTTTGTGACAATATTACTGGTCATGTTCATCGTATTCATCTTCGTGGGTTTGGTGGTTATTGTCGTGTTTTTGATTACACTACTTCAAAAGAATATGATGAAATCTCAAAGCGTCGTTTAGGTGGGGAGATAAGACCCTCCCTCCTAAATTTGAAAAAGCTCGAGTATCTAGACTTGAGCTGCAATGATTTTTCAGAGATTAATGTTCCTAGCTTCATCGGTtctcttcaaaatttgaaatatctTAACCTCTCAAGTTCAAGATTTGGTGGCATTATCCCTCCTCAAATCTGGAATCTTTCTCGACTAGAAGTCCTTTCTCTTGGAAGTTTTTATGATGATAGTTATGGATCCGAACTGACTCAAATGTTGAACATGCGGTGGTTGTCTAATCTCCATTTGTTGCGTCACCTGGATATGAGTGGCGTAGACCTAAGCGAAGGAGGTGACTGGCTTCAAGTGATCAACACACTTCCTTTTTTGGAAGAACTACATATGTCAAATTGTCTACTCACAAATGTATATCACCAtgtttctagacttaatctaaCATCCCTTTCCTTGCTTGATATTTCCAATAACTTTTTCGAAAATACTTCCATTCCTCAGTGGCTTTTCAGTATATCAAGTCTAGTTTCATTGGATTTAAGTCAGTGTAATTTTCATGGACATATTAGGAGTAGTATGATTAGCTTTCGTAACTTGACGTCTCTTGAGGTTCTTCATGTATCTGGGAATGATTTTATAAATTCTTCGTTAGTTTTAAAGGAGTTGTCTAGTATAGGTAGTAATCTCATTTCTTTGGAAATTCAAAGTTGTGGTCTTACAAGTTCTGTTTTAGCTTCCCTTCACAATTTGACTTCTCTTCAAAGCCTTGATATGTCACAAAATCAACTCAGTAAAAGAATACCCAAATCATTTGGTTACCTTTGCAATTTGCGACGTATAGATCTCTCAGGtaacaaatttcaaaatatgAGTTTTACATCTCTTCTTGAGAGTATTTTACAGTGCAAATCACCTCGCGTGGAGTCATTATCTCTTGTTTACTCAGGTCTGTCTGGTCATCTACCGGATTCATCAATCGGAAGACTATCATTTTTGAGGTCATTATCAATCAAAGAGAATGAGATCTCTGGTTCAATTCCAAACTCAATTGGACAATTATCGTCATTGGAGACGTTAGATCTGAGTGATAACCAACTGAATGGCAGCCTTCCTGATAGCCTTGGTGTACTTTCTAACTTGACTTTTCTCGATCTATCTTATAACTTGCTGACTGGTGTTGTAACTCAAGCTCACTTTAAAAAACTTGACAGACTAAGAGTATTACGGGCAACAGGTAATTAG
- the LOC122582419 gene encoding receptor-like protein EIX2, giving the protein MNHFLCLNGGKSLEFLNLANNQLSEVIPDCWLKWPTLSFVSLENNNLSGVIPPTLGSLSSLGTLNLCNNKLSGSLPASLSNLTSLEILQLGRNELFGRIPQWVGQLSSLGILHLGFNKFDGNIPHELCGLTTIQILVLAHNNLTGNIPKCFDKFNVLSGKGNTSSGRIFTLSVLGTDLLGSASLVTKGREEEYSTILRLVMILDLSSNKLSGHIPNELMSLQNLQSLNLSRNQLTGKIPNKIGDMKFLESFDISLNQLSGKFPMSLSRLNFLSSFNVSYNDLTGSIPSSTQLQGFDESSFYGNKLCGDPVSKRCRMEVPDARDQEEGDNGSSGRNWGLLISILCGFGAGFWLVMAPLVINTSWRTKYFTVLISVWYMFCDVIHKYCCKKFPSEQVISN; this is encoded by the coding sequence ATGAATCATTTTTTGTGTCTCAATGGTGGAAAAAGTCTTGAATTTCTAAATCTTGCCAATAATCAACTTTCCGAAGTCATTCCAGACTGTTGGTTGAAGTGGCCAACTTTGTCATTTGTTAGTTTGGAGAACAATAATCTGTCAGGTGTGATTCCACCAACTCTTGGATCTTTATCTTCTCTAGGAACATTAAACTTGTGCAACAACAAGCTCTCTGGAAGCTTACCGGCTTCTCTTAGCAACTTAACGAGCTTAGAGATCCTTCAACTTGGTAGAAACGAACTTTTTGGAAGAATTCCACAATGGGTGGGTCAACTCTCAAGCTTGGGAATTTTACACCTTGGTTTTAACAAATTTGATGGAAATATTCCTCATGAGCTTTGTGGTCTTACCACAATTCAAATTCTGGTCCTGGCTCATAACAATCTAACAGGAAATATTCCAAAATGCTTCGACAAGTTCAATGTCCTTTCAGGGAAAGGAAATACTTCAAGTGGTCGAATTTTTACCTTATCGGTACTTGGCACAGATCTTTTGGGTAGTGCCTCGTTGGTGACAAAGGGACGAGAGGAAGAATATAGTACTATACTTCGTCTAGTGATGATATTGGACCTTTCTAGTAACAAATTATCAGGACACATTCCAAATGAGCTGATGTCCCTTCAGAATTTACAATCATTGAATTTGTCAAGAAACCAATTGACAGGAAAAATTCCAAACAAAATTGGAGACATGaaatttcttgaatcttttgatATATCTCTGAACCAACTATCCGGGAAATTTCCTATGAGCTTGTCACGTTTGAACTTTTTAAGTAGTTTCAACGTTTCCTACAACGATTTAACTGGTTCAATACCATCAAGCACACAACTTCAAGGTTTTGATGAGTCTAGCTTCTATGGTAACAAACTTTGTGGCGATCCAGTCAGTAAACGTTGCAGAATGGAAGTCCCAGATGCACGAGATCAAGAAGAAGGTGATAATGGTTCAAGTGGTAGAAATTGGGGCTTGCTGATTAGCATTTTATGTGGATTTGGTGCTGGGTTTTGGTTGGTTATGGCACCATTGGTAATCAACACTTCATGGAGGACTAAATATTTTACTGTCTTGATTAGTGTGTGGTATATGTTCTGTGATGTTATTCACAAGTATTGTTGTAAGAAGTTTCCAAGTGAACAGGTGATTAGTAATTGA